Genomic window (Escherichia fergusonii ATCC 35469):
GACTGGAACAAAGTGATCGACGGGCAAATTAACCTGCGCGATGCGGTTAATGGCACCATCAGTTACACCAATGAAGCAGGTAAAATTTACCAGCTCAAGCCCAATCCAGCGGTTTTGATTTGTCGGGTACGCGGTCTGCACTTGCCGGAAAAACATGTCACCTGGCGTGGTGAGGCAATCCCCGGTAGCTTGTTTGATTTTGCGCTCTATTTCTTCCACAACTATCAGGCTCTGTTGGCAAAGGGCAGCGGTCCCTATTTCTATTTGCCGAAAACCCAGTCCTGGCAGGAGGCTGCCTGGTGGCGCGAAGTCTTCAGCTATGCAGAAGATCGCTTTAATCTGCCGCGCGGTACCATCAAGGCGACGTTGCTGATTGAAACGCTGCCCGCCGTGTTCCAGATGGACGAAATCCTTCACGCGCTGCGTGACCATATTGTTGGTCTGAACTGCGGTCGTTGGGATTACATCTTCAGCTATATCAAAACGTTGAAAAACTATCCCGATCGCGTCCTGCCAGACAGACAGGCAGTGACGATGGATAAACCATTCCTGAATGCTTACTCACGCCTGTTGATTAAAACCTGCCATAAACGTGGTGCTTTTGCGATGGGCGGCATGGCGGCGTTTATTCCGAGCAAAGATGAAGAGCGCAATAACCAGGTGCTCAACAAAGTAAAAGCGGATAAAGCGCTGGAAGCCAATAACGGTCACGATGGCACATGGATCGCTCACCCAGGCCTTGCGGATACGGCAATGGCGGTATTCAACGACATTCTCGGCTCCCGTAAAAATCAGCTTGAAGTGATGCGCGAACAAGACGCGCCGATTACTGCCGATCAGCTGCTGGCACCTTGTGATGGTGAACGCACCGAAGAAGGTATGCGCGCCAACATTCGCGTGGCTGTGCAGTACATCGAAGCATGGATCTCCGGCAACGGCTGCGTGCCGATTTATGGCCTGATGGAAGATGCGGCGACGGCTGAAATTTCCCGTACCTCCATCTGGCAGTGGATCCATCACCAAAAAACGTTGAGTAATGGCAAACCGGTGACCAAAGCCTTGTTCCGCCAGATGCTGGGCGAAGAGATGAAAGTCATTGCCAGCGAACTGGGCGAAGAACGTTTCTCCCAGGGGCGTTTTGACGATGCCGCACGCTTGATGGAACAGATCACCACTTCCGATGAGTTAATTGATTTCCTGACCCTGCCAGGCTACCGCCTGTTAGCGTAAACCACCACATAACTATGGAGCATCTGCACATGAAAACCCGTACACAACAAATTGAAGAATTACAGAAAGAGTGGACTCAACCGCGTTGGGAAGGCATTACTCGCCCGTACAGTGCGGAAGATGTGGTGAAATTACGTGGTTCAGTCAATCCGGAATGCACGCTGGCACAACTGGGTGCGGCGAAAATGTGGCGACTGCTGCACGGTGAGTCGAAAAAAGGCTACATCAACAGCCTCGGCGCACTGACTGGCGGTCAGGCGCTGCAACAGGCGAAAGCGGGTATTGAAGCAGTCTATCTGTCGGGATGGCAGGTAGCCGCGGACGCTAACCTGGCGGCCAGCATGTATCCGGATCAGTCGCTCTATCCGGCAAACTCGGTGCCAGCCGTGGTGGAGCGGATCAACAACACCTTCCGTCGTGCCGATCAGATCCAATGGTCCGCGGGCATTGAGCCGGGCGATCCGCGCTATGTCGATTACTTCCTGCCGATCGTTGCCGATGCGGAAGCCGGTTTTGGCGGTGTCCTGAATGCCTTTGAACTGATGAAAGCGATGATTGAAGCCGGTGCAGCGGCAGTTCACTTCGAAGATCAGCTGGCGTCCGTGAAAAAATGCGGTCATATGGGCGGTAAAGTACTGGTGCCAACTCAGGAAGCAATCCAGAAACTGGTTGCGGCGCGTCTGGCTGCCGACGTTACGGGCGTTCCAACCCTGCTGGTTGCACGTACCGATGCTGATGCGGCGGATTTGATCACCTCCGATTGCGACCCGTATGACAGCGAATTTATTACCGGCGAGCGCACCAACGAAGGCTTCTTCCGTACTCATGCAGGCATTGAGCAAGCAATCAGCCGTGGCCTGGCGTATGCGCCGTATGCTGACCTGGTTTGGTGTGAAACCTCTACGCCGGATCTGGAACTGGCGCGTCGCTTTGCGGAAGCTATCCACGCGAAATATCCAGGCAAACTGCTGGCTTATAACTGCTCGCCGTCGTTCAACTGGCAGAAAAATCTCGACGACAAAACTATTGCCAGCTTCCAGCAGCAGCTGTCGGATATGGGCTACAAGTTCCAGTTCATCACCCTGGCAGGCATCCACAGCATGTGGTTTAACATGTTCGACCTGGCAAACGCCTATGCCCAGGGCGAAGGTATGAAGCACTATGTTGAAAAAGTGCAGCAACCGGAATTTGCCGCCGCGAAAGATGGCTACACCTTCGTTTCTCATCAACAGGAAGTGGGTACAGGTTACTTCGATAAAGTGACGACCATTATTCAGGGCGGCACGTCGTCGGTTACCGCGCTGACCGGCTCCACCGAAGAATCGCAGTTCTAATAACCAACGCCCCTTTCCGTAAGGCGAGGGGCGAATTAAGGAGAGGCGATGCCGCGTGGCCTGGAATTACTGATTGCACAAACTATTTTGCAAGGTTTCGACGCTCAGTATGGTCGATTTCTTGAAGTGACTTCCGGGGCGCAGCAGCGTTTCGAACAAGCCGACTGGCATGCTGTCCAGCAGGCGATGAAAAGCCGTATCCATCTTTACGATCATCACGTCGGTCTGGTAGTGGAGCAACTGCGCTGCATTACCAACGGCCAAAGCACGGACGCGGCATTTTTACTGCGCGTCAAAGAGCATTACACCCGGCTGTTGCCGGACTACCCGCGCTTCGAGATTGCGGAGAGCTTTTTTAACTCCGTGTACTGTCGGTTATTTGATCACCGTTCGCTTACTCCCGAGCGGCTTTTTATCTTTAGTTCCCAGCCAGAGCGCCGCTTTCGTACTATTCCGCGCCCGCTGGCAAAAGACTTTTATCCCGATCACGGCTGGGAATCTCTGCTAATGCGCGTTATCAGCGATCTGCCGCTGCGTCTGCGCTGGCAAAATAAAAGCCGTGACATTCATTACATCATTCGCCATCTGACAGAAATGTTGGGGACAGACAACCTCGCGGAAAGCCATTTACAGGTGGCGAACGAACTGTTTTATCGCAATAAAGCCGCCTGGCTGGTGGGCAAACTGAACACGCCTTTCGGCACATTGCCATTTTTGCTGCCGATCCATCAGACGGACGACGGCGAGTTATTTATTGATACCTGCCTGACGACGACCGCCGAAGCGAGCATTGTTTTTGGCTTTGCGCGTTCTTATTTTATGGTTTATGCGCCGCTGCCCGCAGCGCTGGTCGAGTGGCTACGGGAAATTCTGCCGGGCAAAACGACCGCAGAATTGTATATGGCTATCGGTTGCCAGAAACACGCCAAAACCGAAAGCTACCGCGAATATCTCGTTTATCTACAGGGCTGTAATGAGCAGTTCATTGAAGCGCCGGGTATTCGTGGCATGGTGATGTTGGTGTTTACGCTGCCGGGTTTTGATCGGGTATTCAAAGTCATCAAAGACAAGTTCGCGCCGCAGAAAGAGATGTCTGCCGCTCACGTTCGTGCCTGCTATCAACTGGTTAAAGAGCACGATCGCGTGGGTCGAATGGCGGACACCCAGGAGTTTGAAAACTTTGTGCTGGAGAAGCGGCATATTTCCCCGACATTAATGGAATTACTGCTTCAGGAAGCAGCAGAAAAAATCACCGATCTCGGCGAACAGATAGTGATTCGTCATCTTTATATTGAGCGACGGATGGTGCCGCTCAATATCTGGCTGGAACAAGTGGAAGGTCAGCAGTTGCGCGACGCCATTGAAGAATACGGTAACGCTATTCGCCAGCTTGCCGCTGCTAACATTTTCCCTGGCGACATGCTGTTTAAAAACTTCGGTGTCACCCGTCACGGGCGTGTGGTGTTTTATGATTACGATGAAATTTGCTACATGACGGAAGTGAACTTCCGCGACATCCCGCCGTCGCGCTACCCGGAGGACGAACTTGCCAGCGAACCGTGGTACAGCGTCTCGCCGGGCGATGTTTTCCCGGAAGAGTTTCGCCACTGGCTATGTGCCGACCCGCGTATTGGTCCGCTGTTTGAAGAGATGCACGCCGACCTGTTCCGCGCTGATTACTGGCGCGCACTACAAAACCGCATACGTGAAGGGCATGTGGAAGATGTTTATGCGTATCGGCGCAGGCAGCGATTTAGCGTGCGTTACCGGCCACAGGTGTAGTCACATTTTATCTGGGTCAAATGAGTGATATATTTTCACCCACTAATTCCGGGAGAAAATATGACTGAATTCGATCTGTTAGCTCAGGAGCTGCTGGAGAAAGCAGCCAATGATGAAAAAAACCAACAGGAGCGCGATAAACAACTTATCGATCGGGTTCTGGAAATCTACGATCAGAAATACGTTGCTGAATTACTTAGAAAAATTGGTAAAAATGAGTGGAGTCGGGAAACACTTAACCGCTGGGTAAATGGCAAAAGTAAACCAAAAACACTCACTCAGGCGGAAGTTGAGCTATTAAGAAAAATGCTTCCAGAGCCACCAGCCCACCATCCAAATTATGCGTTTCGGTTTATTGATCTATTTGCCGGAATTGGTGGTATCCGTAAGGGGTTTGAGGCAATTGGAGGTCAATGTGTATTTACCAGTGAGTGGAATAAGGAGGCTGTTCGCACTTATAAGGCAAACTGGTATAACGACGAAAGTAGCCATACATTTAATCATGATATACGCGAGGTCACGTTAAGCGCCGATGATACGGTAAGTGAAAAACAAGCGTATGCACATATTCAGCGTCATATTCCTGATCACGACGTATTACTGGCGGGATTTCCTTGCCAGCCATTCAGTCTGGCAGGGGTCAGTAAGAAAAATTCTCTCGGGCGTGCGCACGGTTTTGAATGCGAAACACAAGGCACTCTATTTTTTGATGTTGCACGGATTATTAAAGCAAAGCGCCCGGCGATATTTGTACTGGAAAATGTCAAAAACTTAAAAAGCCATGATAAAGGTAAGACCTTTAAGGTCATTATGAATACCCTTGATGAGCTGGGCTATGAAGTGGCCAACGCTCATGAAACCGGGAAGGATGATCCTAAAATCATTGATGGCAAACATTTCCTCCCGCAGCATCGTGAGCGGATTGTGCTGGTGGGTTTCCGTCGTGATCTCAATATTCATCAAGGTTTTACTTTACGGGATATTGATCGTTTCTATCCGCAGCAAAGACCGCTCTTTGGTCAACTACTGGAATCCTCTGTTGATAGCAAATACATCCTCAGCCCAAAGCTCTGGCAATATCTGTATAACTATGCCAAAAAACATGCGGCGAAAGGCAATGGTTTTGGATTTGGGTTGGTTGATCCAAATAATGCAAATAGCGTCGCCAGGACATTATCTGCCCGTTACCATAAAGATGGCTCAGAAATATTGATCGACCGGGGCTGGGACAAGGCGCTTGGGGAGATAGATTTTAACAATGCTGAAAATCAGGCGAACAGACCACGC
Coding sequences:
- the aceK gene encoding bifunctional isocitrate dehydrogenase kinase/phosphatase, producing the protein MPRGLELLIAQTILQGFDAQYGRFLEVTSGAQQRFEQADWHAVQQAMKSRIHLYDHHVGLVVEQLRCITNGQSTDAAFLLRVKEHYTRLLPDYPRFEIAESFFNSVYCRLFDHRSLTPERLFIFSSQPERRFRTIPRPLAKDFYPDHGWESLLMRVISDLPLRLRWQNKSRDIHYIIRHLTEMLGTDNLAESHLQVANELFYRNKAAWLVGKLNTPFGTLPFLLPIHQTDDGELFIDTCLTTTAEASIVFGFARSYFMVYAPLPAALVEWLREILPGKTTAELYMAIGCQKHAKTESYREYLVYLQGCNEQFIEAPGIRGMVMLVFTLPGFDRVFKVIKDKFAPQKEMSAAHVRACYQLVKEHDRVGRMADTQEFENFVLEKRHISPTLMELLLQEAAEKITDLGEQIVIRHLYIERRMVPLNIWLEQVEGQQLRDAIEEYGNAIRQLAAANIFPGDMLFKNFGVTRHGRVVFYDYDEICYMTEVNFRDIPPSRYPEDELASEPWYSVSPGDVFPEEFRHWLCADPRIGPLFEEMHADLFRADYWRALQNRIREGHVEDVYAYRRRQRFSVRYRPQV
- the aceB gene encoding malate synthase A, whose product is MNQQATTTEELTFTMPFGEQEKHILTSDAVAFLTELVTRFTPQRNKLLAARIQQQQDIDNGTLPDFISETASIRDTDWKIRGIPADLEDRRVEITGPVERKMVINALNANVKVFMADFEDSLAPDWNKVIDGQINLRDAVNGTISYTNEAGKIYQLKPNPAVLICRVRGLHLPEKHVTWRGEAIPGSLFDFALYFFHNYQALLAKGSGPYFYLPKTQSWQEAAWWREVFSYAEDRFNLPRGTIKATLLIETLPAVFQMDEILHALRDHIVGLNCGRWDYIFSYIKTLKNYPDRVLPDRQAVTMDKPFLNAYSRLLIKTCHKRGAFAMGGMAAFIPSKDEERNNQVLNKVKADKALEANNGHDGTWIAHPGLADTAMAVFNDILGSRKNQLEVMREQDAPITADQLLAPCDGERTEEGMRANIRVAVQYIEAWISGNGCVPIYGLMEDAATAEISRTSIWQWIHHQKTLSNGKPVTKALFRQMLGEEMKVIASELGEERFSQGRFDDAARLMEQITTSDELIDFLTLPGYRLLA
- the aceA gene encoding isocitrate lyase, giving the protein MKTRTQQIEELQKEWTQPRWEGITRPYSAEDVVKLRGSVNPECTLAQLGAAKMWRLLHGESKKGYINSLGALTGGQALQQAKAGIEAVYLSGWQVAADANLAASMYPDQSLYPANSVPAVVERINNTFRRADQIQWSAGIEPGDPRYVDYFLPIVADAEAGFGGVLNAFELMKAMIEAGAAAVHFEDQLASVKKCGHMGGKVLVPTQEAIQKLVAARLAADVTGVPTLLVARTDADAADLITSDCDPYDSEFITGERTNEGFFRTHAGIEQAISRGLAYAPYADLVWCETSTPDLELARRFAEAIHAKYPGKLLAYNCSPSFNWQKNLDDKTIASFQQQLSDMGYKFQFITLAGIHSMWFNMFDLANAYAQGEGMKHYVEKVQQPEFAAAKDGYTFVSHQQEVGTGYFDKVTTIIQGGTSSVTALTGSTEESQF
- a CDS encoding DNA cytosine methyltransferase, whose product is MTEFDLLAQELLEKAANDEKNQQERDKQLIDRVLEIYDQKYVAELLRKIGKNEWSRETLNRWVNGKSKPKTLTQAEVELLRKMLPEPPAHHPNYAFRFIDLFAGIGGIRKGFEAIGGQCVFTSEWNKEAVRTYKANWYNDESSHTFNHDIREVTLSADDTVSEKQAYAHIQRHIPDHDVLLAGFPCQPFSLAGVSKKNSLGRAHGFECETQGTLFFDVARIIKAKRPAIFVLENVKNLKSHDKGKTFKVIMNTLDELGYEVANAHETGKDDPKIIDGKHFLPQHRERIVLVGFRRDLNIHQGFTLRDIDRFYPQQRPLFGQLLESSVDSKYILSPKLWQYLYNYAKKHAAKGNGFGFGLVDPNNANSVARTLSARYHKDGSEILIDRGWDKALGEIDFNNAENQANRPRRLTPRECARLMGFESPGGKPFRIPVSDTQAYRQFGNSVVVPVFAAVAKLLKPYILQATSKSIKK